The Streptomyces sp. NBC_01275 genome has a segment encoding these proteins:
- a CDS encoding Stp1/IreP family PP2C-type Ser/Thr phosphatase: MSLSLRFAAGSHKGMIREGNEDSGYAGPRLLAIADGMGGAAAGEVASSEAISTIVALDDDVPGSDVLTSLGTAVQRANDQLRALVEEDPQLEGMGTTLTALLWTGQRLGLVHVGDSRAYLLRDGVLTQITQDHTWVQRLVDEGRITEEEATTHPQRSLLMRALGSGEHVEPDLSIREVRAGDRYLICSDGLSGVVSHQTLEDTLASYQGPQETVGELIQLALRGGGPDNITVIVADVLDLDTGDTLAGQLSDVPVVVGAVAENQLQLHDNGIMQTPAGRASGLGRRGHGGGGEFGPPGSGDVTGFIPTGGFAGSLDYTDDDFVKPRTGRRWLKRSAYSLLALAVIGGGLYGGWRWTQTQYYVGTSGEHVALYRGISQDLAWVSLSKVEKDHPEIELKYLPQYQQKQVQATIAEGSLSSARKKIDELAVQASACKKQTDANAPKTDATKSSAGSKTPAGKATPTTGTVTTSLTSKASPSPTPQGSQSPSTSATATPSPGPTLSEEEQKVVSRCGEQ, translated from the coding sequence ATGAGTCTGTCACTGCGTTTCGCCGCCGGATCGCACAAGGGCATGATCCGGGAGGGCAACGAGGACTCGGGTTACGCCGGTCCCCGCCTGCTCGCCATCGCCGACGGCATGGGCGGCGCCGCCGCCGGAGAGGTCGCCTCCTCCGAGGCCATCTCCACCATCGTCGCTCTCGACGACGACGTGCCCGGCTCCGACGTCCTCACCTCGCTCGGCACCGCCGTCCAGCGCGCCAACGACCAGCTGCGCGCCCTGGTCGAGGAGGACCCCCAGCTCGAGGGCATGGGAACCACCCTGACCGCCCTGCTGTGGACGGGCCAGCGCCTGGGCTTGGTGCACGTCGGCGACTCGCGCGCGTATCTGCTGCGCGACGGCGTCCTGACCCAGATCACCCAGGACCACACCTGGGTGCAGCGGCTCGTCGACGAGGGCCGGATCACCGAGGAAGAAGCCACCACCCACCCCCAACGGTCCCTGCTGATGAGGGCGCTGGGCAGCGGCGAACACGTCGAGCCGGACCTCTCGATCCGCGAGGTGCGGGCCGGCGACCGCTATCTGATCTGCTCCGACGGCCTCTCCGGCGTCGTCTCCCACCAGACGCTGGAAGACACCCTCGCCAGCTACCAGGGCCCGCAGGAGACCGTGGGCGAGCTCATCCAGCTCGCGCTGCGCGGCGGCGGCCCCGACAACATCACCGTCATCGTCGCCGACGTCCTGGACCTGGACACCGGCGACACCCTCGCCGGGCAGCTGTCCGACGTCCCGGTCGTGGTCGGCGCGGTCGCCGAGAACCAGCTCCAGCTGCACGACAACGGCATCATGCAGACCCCCGCCGGACGCGCCTCCGGGCTCGGCCGGCGCGGCCACGGCGGCGGCGGCGAGTTCGGCCCGCCCGGCTCCGGCGACGTCACCGGCTTCATCCCCACCGGCGGCTTCGCGGGCTCCCTCGACTACACCGACGACGACTTCGTCAAGCCCCGCACGGGCCGCAGATGGCTCAAGCGGTCCGCCTACAGCCTGCTCGCCCTCGCCGTCATCGGCGGCGGCCTGTACGGCGGCTGGCGCTGGACGCAGACGCAGTACTACGTCGGCACCAGCGGCGAGCACGTCGCGCTGTACCGGGGCATCAGCCAGGACCTGGCCTGGGTGTCGCTGTCGAAGGTCGAGAAGGACCACCCCGAGATCGAACTCAAGTACCTCCCGCAGTACCAGCAGAAGCAGGTCCAGGCGACCATCGCCGAAGGCAGCCTGAGCAGCGCCCGAAAGAAGATCGACGAACTGGCCGTGCAGGCGTCCGCGTGCAAGAAGCAGACGGACGCCAACGCGCCCAAGACCGACGCGACCAAGTCCTCGGCCGGCTCCAAGACCCCCGCGGGCAAGGCCACACCGACCACGGGAACCGTCACCACATCCCTCACGTCCAAGGCATCACCGAGCCCGACCCCGCAGGGTTCGCAGTCCCCGTCCACGTCCGCGACCGCCACTCCCAGCCCCGGCCCCACTCTCTCGGAGGAAGAGCAGAAGGTCGTCTCGCGGTGCGGTGAGCAGTAG
- a CDS encoding FHA domain-containing protein has translation MSELTLTVMRLGFLAVLWLFVIVAVQVIRSDLFGTRVTQRGSRREAGRPQQAQRQQAPPQQRQQAAAAGGRRGRNAPTKLVVSEGILTGTTVALQGQTITLGRAHDSTIVLDDDYASSRHARIYPDRDGQWIVEDLGSTNGTYLDRTRLTTPTPIPLGAPIRIGKTVIELRK, from the coding sequence ATGTCAGAGCTGACCCTCACGGTCATGCGGCTGGGTTTCTTGGCCGTACTGTGGCTGTTCGTGATCGTGGCCGTGCAGGTCATCCGCAGCGACCTCTTCGGAACGCGCGTCACTCAGCGCGGCTCGCGGCGGGAAGCGGGACGTCCGCAGCAGGCCCAGCGCCAGCAGGCGCCCCCGCAGCAACGCCAGCAGGCCGCCGCCGCCGGCGGCCGCCGCGGCCGTAACGCCCCGACGAAGCTGGTCGTGTCCGAGGGCATCCTCACGGGCACGACCGTCGCGCTCCAGGGCCAGACCATCACCCTGGGCCGCGCGCACGACAGCACGATCGTGCTGGACGACGACTACGCCTCCAGCCGCCATGCCAGGATCTACCCGGACCGCGACGGCCAGTGGATCGTCGAGGACCTGGGCTCCACCAACGGCACGTACCTCGACCGAACGCGGCTGACGACCCCCACACCGATCCCGCTGGGCGCGCCGATCCGCATCGGCAAGACCGTCATCGAGCTGCGGAAGTAG
- a CDS encoding DUF3662 and FHA domain-containing protein, producing the protein MGVLKKFEQRLEGLVNGTFAKVFKSEVQPVEIAGALQRECDNNATIWNRDRTVVPNDFIVELSAPDHERLSPYSGQLGDELAGMVRDYAKQQRYTFMGPIKVNLEKADDLDTGLYRVRSRTLASTTDQQAPERAPAGGQRPGGYGYPPAGAGGAPPMPAAPPPGARPGGYGYPPTAGAQRPGAAGGGLAGAPQPGSRTRHWIEINGARHQISRATLVLGRSTEADVRIDDPGVSRRHLEIRTGSPSTVQDLGSTNGIVVDGQHTTRATLRDGSRIVVGSTTVIYRQAEG; encoded by the coding sequence ATGGGAGTCCTGAAGAAATTCGAGCAGCGTCTCGAGGGTCTGGTCAACGGCACCTTCGCCAAGGTCTTCAAGTCCGAGGTCCAGCCCGTCGAGATCGCGGGAGCGCTCCAGCGCGAGTGCGACAACAACGCGACGATCTGGAACCGCGACCGCACGGTCGTCCCCAACGACTTCATCGTGGAGCTGAGCGCGCCGGACCACGAGCGCCTCAGCCCCTACTCCGGCCAGCTCGGCGACGAGCTCGCCGGCATGGTGCGCGACTACGCCAAGCAGCAGCGTTACACCTTCATGGGACCGATCAAGGTCAACCTGGAGAAGGCCGACGACCTCGACACCGGCCTGTACCGGGTGCGCAGCCGCACGCTCGCCTCCACCACCGACCAGCAGGCGCCCGAGCGCGCGCCCGCCGGCGGTCAGCGCCCCGGCGGCTACGGCTATCCGCCCGCCGGCGCGGGCGGCGCTCCGCCCATGCCTGCCGCACCGCCGCCCGGCGCCCGACCCGGCGGCTACGGCTACCCGCCCACCGCGGGCGCCCAGCGCCCCGGCGCGGCAGGCGGCGGGCTGGCCGGCGCACCGCAGCCCGGATCGCGCACCCGGCACTGGATCGAGATCAACGGCGCCCGCCATCAGATCTCCCGCGCCACACTCGTGCTGGGCCGCTCCACCGAGGCCGACGTACGGATCGACGACCCCGGCGTGTCCCGCCGGCACCTCGAGATCCGGACCGGTTCGCCCTCGACTGTCCAGGATCTCGGCTCCACCAACGGCATCGTGGTGGACGGACAGCACACCACCCGCGCTACGCTCCGCGACGGCTCGCGGATCGTCGTGGGCAGCACCACCGTTATCTATAGGCAAGCCGAAGGGTGA